In Aurantimicrobium minutum, the DNA window TTTTTAGTGCCAGAATCAAGCCCATGAACTCTAAGTCACGTACCGCACAACTTGATGAGGTATCCAAGGCCATCATCGAGCAGTTACAGGAGGACGGACGCAGGTCTTACGCCGAAATCGGTAAGGCTGTCGGTCTTTCTGAAGCAGCTGTGCGCCAACGTGTCCAAAAGCTCACAGACGCAGGCGTCATGCAAGTAGTCGCCGTGACAGATCCCATGCAATTGGGTTTCTACCGTCAAGCAATGATTGGTTTGCGCTGTTCAGGTGATACCCGAGCAATTGCTGACCAATTGTCCGCCATGAAGTCAGTTGATTATGTCGTGCTCACGGCAGGATCATTCGACATCATGGCTGAAGTTGTCTGCGAATCGGATGATGATTTGATCAATCTTCTGAATGAGCAGATCCGAAAGCTTGAGGGCGTTGTTTCAACCGAAACATTCGTATACCTCAAGCTCCACAAACAGTTATACAACTGGGGAACGCGATAAAAAATGCCGTTATTCACATCACGGAAGAAAAAAGAAGCAGCACACGTTGCTGCACCCACAGCGCATGTATCGGCAGAGAAGCCCTACACCGCACCGGTATACAACAACAAGGACCTTCAGAAGAAGGCCAATGACCACCTCTGGATGCACTTCACTCGTCAGTCAGTGATGCACGAGAATGGTGTGCCCATCATCGTCAAGGGTGACGGTCACATGATCACGGACATTCAGGGCAAGAGCTACATCGACGGCCTTTCGGGTCTGTTCGTTGTCCAGGCCGGTCACGGACGCAAGCGCTTGGCTGAAGCTGCTGCAAAGCAAGCTGAAGAACTCGCCTTCTTCCCCATCTGGTCGTACGCACACCCTTCCGCAATTGAGCTTGCAGATCGTCTCGCTGACTACGCACCAGGCGATTTGAACAAGGTCTTCTTCTCCACCGGTGGTGGTGAAGCAGTTGAGACTGCGTTCAAGCTAGCTAAGCAGTACTGGAAGAAGATGGGTAAGCCCACCAAGCACAAGGTGATTTCTCGCTCGGTTGCTTACCACGGAACACCCCAGGGTGCTCTCTCCATCACAGGTATCCCTGCGATGAAGGAAATGTTTGAGCCCTTGGTTCCTTCAACCTTCCGCGTGCCCAACACCAACTTCTACCGTGCTGAACAGCACCAAGATGACCTTTATGCATTCGGTCAGTGGGCTGCTAACCGCATTGAAGAAATGATTGAGTTCGAAGGTCCCGACACTGTTGCAGCTGTCTTCCTCGAGCCCGTGCAGAACTCCGGTGGTGCATTTGCTCCACCTCCCGGATACATGCAGCGTGTCCGCGAAATCTGCGACAAGCACGATGTGCTCATGGTTTCCGATGAGGTTATTTGTGCCTTCGGTCGTATCGGTGAAATGTTTGCCTGCAACGCCTACGGTTATGTCCCCGACATGATCACCTGCGCCAAGGGTATGACCAGTGGTTACTCCCCTATCGGTGCAACCATCATCTCCGACAAGATTTATGAGCCCTTCTCCAAGGGAACCAGTTACTTCCCTCACGGTTACACCTTCGCAGGTCACCCCGTGTCAGCAGCTGTTGCTCTGGAAAACCTCAACATCTTCGAAGAAGAGAAGCTCAACGAGAACGTGCGCACCAACTCGCCACTGTTCCGCGCCGAGCTCGAGAAGCTGCTCGACATTCCCATCGTCGGTGACGTTCGTGGTGACGGATACTTCTTCGCTATCGAGCTCGTCAAGGACAAGGCAACCAAGGAAACCTTCAACGATGACGAGTCCGAACGTTTGCTCCGTGGATTCCTCTCCAAGGCCCTCTATGACGCAGGTCTGTTCTGTCGTGCAGATGACCGTGGAGACCCCGTTGTTCAGCTTGCACCACCGCTGACGATTGGTCCCAAGGAATTCGCAGAAATGCGTGAAATCCTTGAGGGTGTCCTCAAAGAGGGTGCTCGTATCGTCTAAGTATTGAGACTCTGACTCTGGCGGAGGTTGACGAAATCATCCGCAAGATGTCAGTATCCCAACTGGGGGCGTCGTCTGCATAAGGCGGCGCCCCCACCTTTGTGTTAATGAGATGTCGCACGTGTATATGCCCTCAAGGACACAATCGCGCAAGAATTGGGATATGCCCACACCACAGTTCTACGGAGTGACCACGACAGGAATCTATTGTCGTTTTGGGTGCCCTTCACGAACTCCTCGGCCCGAGAACGTGGTGTATCTCAACTCAACGCAGGATGCCCAAGTTCTCGGTTTGCGCCCCTGTAAACGATGTAGACCTGATCAACTCACCGCCCCGCACCAGGCCTTCCACGAATTCGTTGCTTCGCAATTAGTGATTCTCGCCCAGCAACATCCTGCACACTCCATTAAGGAATATGCAGCTGCACTGTCCATATCTACGCGCCAGTTGGAGCGGATTATCTTGCTTCAAACAGGCTTTTCTCCTCGGGCATACCTCAACAGCAGCACGCCTGCGTCCCTCTCTGAAAGAATCAGCACATGAGCGCAACCTTTGCCACAATTGACTCCCCCCTCGGACGCATCGAGCTCACGAGCGACGGTGAAGCTATCACCTTCTTGAGCATCGAGGGTGTCGAGGGTTCTCCTCACGGGCGTCTTCAACACGGTGGTCGTCCGGGTACCCCTGATGCTGTCATCACCCAAGCGATCAAGGAACTGAGCGAATACTTCGCTGGCACACGAAAAGACTTTGATGTTCCAGTCAAACTTGTGGGAACGCCGTTCCAGCAAGCCATTTGGCACGAACTTCTGGCTATTCCTTATGGTGGCCACGCCTCCTATGGCGACCTGGCAACACGTGCGGGGAACCCCAAGGCAGCTCGTGCTGTGGGAGGCGCTGTGGGTGCAAACCCTGTGCCGATCATTGTTCCTTGCCACCGCATTCTTGCTGGCAACAGCAAGCTCACCGGCTACTCCGGTGGTTCTGGTGTTCCCACCAAGATTCAACTCTTGGACATTGAGGGCATCGAATACAAGTAATGGCTTATAAAGATCTCGAGATTGGCGAAGACGGCCTCGCTCGCTGTGGCTGGGTTGGAACTGATCCCGAATATGCTCGCTATCACGATGAAGAGTGGGGCGTGAAGCTTCTCGGTGATCACAAACTCTTCGAAAAGCTTTCTCTCGAAGGATTCCAAGCTGGTCTGAGCTGGATTACCATTTTGAAACGGCGACCAGGGTTTCGTGATGCATTTCACAACTTCGATATCGATGCCGTTGCTGCGTTCACTACTGATGATGTAGAACGCCTCATGCGTGATGAACGCATCATTCGTAATCGAGCAAAGATCGAAGCGACCATTTCTAATGCGCAGGCAGTACAGCAGATGATTGCGCAGCAACCAGGTGCGCTCCATGATCTCATCTGGTCATTTCAACCACTGTCGAGGCAGCGCGCAAATGCGTGTGCTGGAGATGAGCAGGTGCGCTACCAAACTTTGGCACAAGTTCCTGCTGTAACAACAGAATCAGAACAGCTGAGCAAAGCCCTCAAAAGGCAGGGGTTTAAGTTTGTGGGAGCAACCACGATGTATGCGCTGATGCAATCTGGCGGTCTCGTTGACGATCACTTGGCGGGCTGCCACAGAGCAGTTTAGGTAGCTTCGATATCGAAGGGGGTAGCCGCATTTGCGTCGCGAGGTACCGCTTTCTTCGCAACTACTGCAGGCGCAATGACTGGGGCTGATTGAGGTGCATCATCAAGAAGCGCCTCACGGATAATACGACGGGGGTCATACTGGCGGGGGTCGAGTTTCTTCCACTCTTCCTCATCAAAATCGTCACCGAGTTCTTCTTTGATGCGTTCTTTTGCGCCCGTGGTCATTTCTTTGAGCTTGCGCACTAACTGACCAAATTTTGCGGAGTACGCAGGCAGGCGTTCGGGACCAATCACGAAGACAGCAATTACCCCGATGATGAGTAATTTCTCGAAGGTCAAACCAAACACACTACGAGAATACCGCTCCTAAAGCATGCGTTAGCTCTACGCTTAAGCCCAAGGAGACTGACGTGACACACAACGAACTAACGTGGAAGTTCCTCAACGAATTTGATGTTGAGTCGAGCACCCAGGCACAAGCCCGCGCTATTTCCCTCGAACACGGCTTAAACCCCATCAGTCCAGCTGTCGGAGCACAGCTTGCTTTGGTCGCTGCTGCAACAAATGCAACCAACATGATTGAGATTGGCACCGGTTGTGGCCTGTCTGGTTTGTGGCTTCTTTCCGGTGCTCCTGAGGCAACCCTGACCTCCATTGACCCCGAGTTTGAATACCACGAGCAGGCTCGTGAATTCTTTACCGAAGCAGGTTTCCCCGCCAGCCGCGTGCGTCTCATCACCGGCAAGGCGCTTGATGTTCTTCCTCGCATGAACGAGAACAGCTACGACGTTGTCCTCGTCGACGGTGACCCCAACCAGGTTGAACAGAACGTTGAACACGCATTGCGCCTAGTTCGTGTGGGTGGAACTGTGCTTGTTCCCCACATCCTGCACGATGGCGACGTAGCCAATCCAGCCAAGCGCACAGCAGCAGTGAACGGATTGCGAGCCGTACTCACCGCTGCACAAGAATCCGAGAACATCGTGGCTGCTCTCTCCCCTGCAGGTGACGGCCTGCTGCAGTTCACTAAAATTTCCTAAACATTCTTCATAAAAAGAACCCCCGCTGAGATCAGCGGGGGTTCTTTGGTTGAGACGTTAAAACTAGGCGGGGTTTACAACCTTGGCCAGTACGTCGTGAAGCTCCTTCGCTTCAGCGTCGTTGACGGAGACGACCAAACGGCCACCACCCTCGAGAGGAACGCGCACAATAATCAGGCGACCTTCCTTGACAGCCTCCATGGGACCGTCGCCAGTCCGTGGCTTCATTGCAGCCATTTAGGCCACCCCTTTCACTTACTTTGTGTACTTCTATTATCTCGCATTGTTTACTACTCAAAAACCACAGCTATGCCCCAAACAGCTACGGAATCCGTCGTTTCAGACTGTTTTTAGGGTGGACTCCAGTCGTATCCATCAATACGCCAGCAAATCAATAGCCAGCCCCACTGTAGGGCGATGAACAAGACCGTCATAGTGACGCGATAAACCTTCGATTTCGGGGCTGCAACAGCTCCTAAAGCCGGGAAGAGTGGTGCAAGCAAACGGAAGGTGCTCGACTGAGGGAAGAAGACAGCAAGGAGGTAGAGGGCGTAGCTGATAAGCCAGAACCGAATGTCAACACCCAAACGCTTCATAGCGGGGGTGAACAAGAAGATCACAAAGCCAATCACGAGTGCTGCCAGCAACACATAACCGGCAACTTCGGGATATCCGAAGTTGGTTGTCCACCACTGGGCGGCGAAAATCCAGGGGGTGAACGGAACCAGCTCTTGGTAGCCAATGTAGGCAGAGCGCCACGCTAACTCTGTTTCCAGATAAGCCGTAGGCATACCTGTGACCGCACCAGCAATAAACAACCAGACAACCCCAGAAAATGCTGCAATAAGTGCAACTGCGGCCACAAGGACTTTCTCTTTGAGGAGGAAGCGTGCTTTTTGCGTCGCGCGATAAATCCAATGCAGGACCAACGTCAATGCAATGGCGAGAGATCCAGGACGGGTTACAGACAATACGAGGACAACCGGAATCATCCAGGCATACTTACGCCGCACCAACAGATACAGCGCAATAACAATGAGCATCAGCTGCATCGACTCTGCATAAGCCAGTTGGAATAGCGGTGAAACCGGGGCCACCGAGAACAACAGCACGGCGAAAAGGGCCTGT includes these proteins:
- a CDS encoding Lrp/AsnC family transcriptional regulator; protein product: MNSKSRTAQLDEVSKAIIEQLQEDGRRSYAEIGKAVGLSEAAVRQRVQKLTDAGVMQVVAVTDPMQLGFYRQAMIGLRCSGDTRAIADQLSAMKSVDYVVLTAGSFDIMAEVVCESDDDLINLLNEQIRKLEGVVSTETFVYLKLHKQLYNWGTR
- a CDS encoding aspartate aminotransferase family protein, yielding MHFTRQSVMHENGVPIIVKGDGHMITDIQGKSYIDGLSGLFVVQAGHGRKRLAEAAAKQAEELAFFPIWSYAHPSAIELADRLADYAPGDLNKVFFSTGGGEAVETAFKLAKQYWKKMGKPTKHKVISRSVAYHGTPQGALSITGIPAMKEMFEPLVPSTFRVPNTNFYRAEQHQDDLYAFGQWAANRIEEMIEFEGPDTVAAVFLEPVQNSGGAFAPPPGYMQRVREICDKHDVLMVSDEVICAFGRIGEMFACNAYGYVPDMITCAKGMTSGYSPIGATIISDKIYEPFSKGTSYFPHGYTFAGHPVSAAVALENLNIFEEEKLNENVRTNSPLFRAELEKLLDIPIVGDVRGDGYFFAIELVKDKATKETFNDDESERLLRGFLSKALYDAGLFCRADDRGDPVVQLAPPLTIGPKEFAEMREILEGVLKEGARIV
- a CDS encoding Ada metal-binding domain-containing protein: MPTPQFYGVTTTGIYCRFGCPSRTPRPENVVYLNSTQDAQVLGLRPCKRCRPDQLTAPHQAFHEFVASQLVILAQQHPAHSIKEYAAALSISTRQLERIILLQTGFSPRAYLNSSTPASLSERIST
- a CDS encoding methylated-DNA--[protein]-cysteine S-methyltransferase; this encodes MSATFATIDSPLGRIELTSDGEAITFLSIEGVEGSPHGRLQHGGRPGTPDAVITQAIKELSEYFAGTRKDFDVPVKLVGTPFQQAIWHELLAIPYGGHASYGDLATRAGNPKAARAVGGAVGANPVPIIVPCHRILAGNSKLTGYSGGSGVPTKIQLLDIEGIEYK
- a CDS encoding DNA-3-methyladenine glycosylase I, which codes for MAYKDLEIGEDGLARCGWVGTDPEYARYHDEEWGVKLLGDHKLFEKLSLEGFQAGLSWITILKRRPGFRDAFHNFDIDAVAAFTTDDVERLMRDERIIRNRAKIEATISNAQAVQQMIAQQPGALHDLIWSFQPLSRQRANACAGDEQVRYQTLAQVPAVTTESEQLSKALKRQGFKFVGATTMYALMQSGGLVDDHLAGCHRAV
- a CDS encoding twin-arginine translocase TatA/TatE family subunit, which translates into the protein MFGLTFEKLLIIGVIAVFVIGPERLPAYSAKFGQLVRKLKEMTTGAKERIKEELGDDFDEEEWKKLDPRQYDPRRIIREALLDDAPQSAPVIAPAVVAKKAVPRDANAATPFDIEAT
- a CDS encoding O-methyltransferase, which encodes MTHNELTWKFLNEFDVESSTQAQARAISLEHGLNPISPAVGAQLALVAAATNATNMIEIGTGCGLSGLWLLSGAPEATLTSIDPEFEYHEQAREFFTEAGFPASRVRLITGKALDVLPRMNENSYDVVLVDGDPNQVEQNVEHALRLVRVGGTVLVPHILHDGDVANPAKRTAAVNGLRAVLTAAQESENIVAALSPAGDGLLQFTKIS
- a CDS encoding DUF3117 domain-containing protein translates to MAAMKPRTGDGPMEAVKEGRLIIVRVPLEGGGRLVVSVNDAEAKELHDVLAKVVNPA